The following coding sequences are from one Oryzias melastigma strain HK-1 linkage group LG20, ASM292280v2, whole genome shotgun sequence window:
- the LOC112151197 gene encoding tyrosine-protein kinase yes has protein sequence MGCIKSKEDKGPALKYQPESSPASDSTAGATAAHVGHYGPDPTLPQQNPAPAPSSGSGAGNFNHSLTPFGGSSSTITPFGGTSTSFSGPLSNSFSGAVSSGVTFFVALYDYEARTSDDLTFKKGDRFQIINNTEGDWWEARSITTGKKGYIPSNYVAPADSIQAEEWYFGKMGRKDAERLLLNPGNVRGTFLVRESETTKGAYSLSIRDWDSAKGDNVKHYKIRKLDNGGYYITTRAQFDTLQKLVKHYTEHADGLCHRLTTVCPTVKPQTQGLAKDAWEISRESLQLELKLGQGCFGEVWMGTWNGTTKVAIKTLKPGTMSPEAFLQEAQIMKKLRHDKLVPLFAVVSEEPIYIVTEYMSKGSLLDFLKEGEGKFLNLVMLVDMAAKIADGMAFIERMNYIHRDLRAANILVGDNLVCKIADFGLARLIEDNEYTARQGAKFPIKWTAPEAALYGRFTIKSDVWSFGILLTELVTKGRVPYPGMVNREVLEQVERGYRMPCPQGCPESLHEMMKLCWKKEPDERPTFEYLQSFLEDYFTSTEPQYQPGENL, from the exons ATGGGCTGCATAAAGAGCAAAGAGGACAAAGGCCCCGCGCTGAAGTACCAGCCTGAGAGCTCCCCCGCGTCCGACTCCACCGCCGGAGCCACCGCGGCCCACGTCGGTCACTACGGTCCAGATCCCACCCTGCCCCAACAGAATCCAGCCCCTGCACCGTCGTCCGGGTCTGGAGCTGGGAATTTCAACCACAGCCTTACGCCGTTCGGCGGCTCCTCGTCCACCATCACTCCCTTTGGAGGAACATCGACCTCCTTCTCCGGTCCTCTATCCAACTCTTTCTCCGGTGCCGTCTCAA gCGGGGTTACCTTCTTCGTGGCCTTGTACGACTACGAAGCCAGGACATCGGACGACCTAACGTTCAAAAAGGGCGATCGCTTCCAGATCATCAACAACAC AGAAGGAGACTGGTGGGAGGCTCGCTCCATCACCACGGGAAAGAAAGGCTACATCCCCAGCAATTATGTTGCCCCCGCCGACTCCATCCAAGCTGAAGA ATGGTACTTTGGAAAAATGGGGCGTAAAGATGCTGAGAGGTTGCTGTTAAATCCTGGGAACGTTCGAGGAACTTTCCTGGTGCGAGAAAGTGAAACAACTAAAG GAGCTTATTCCCTCTCAATACGAGACTGGGATTCGGCCAAAGGCGACAACGTGAAGCACTACAAGATCCGTAAGCTGGACAACGGAGGATACTACATCACCACACGGGCGCAGTTTGACACCTTGCAGAAACTGGTCAAACACTACACAG AGCATGCAGACGGACTCTGCCACAGGCTGACCACAGTGTGCCCCACGGTCAAGCCTCAGACTCAGGGACTCGCGAAGGACGCCTGGGAGATTTCCAGGGAATCCCTGCAGCTGGAGTTAAAACTGGGACAGGGCTGCTTTGGAGAGGTCTGGATGG GCACATGGAACGGCACCACCAAGGTGGCCATAAAGACGCTAAAGCCGGGGACCATGTCGCCCGAGGCGTTTCTCCAGGAGGCTCAGATCATGAAGAAGCTGAGGCACGACAAGCTGGTGCCTCTTTTTGCCGTGGTGTCGGAGGAGCCCATTTACATCGTCACGGAGTACATGTCCAAAG GAAGCCTGTTGGATTTTCTTAAAGAAGGTGAAGGCAAATTCCTGAATCTGGTCATGCTGGTGGACATGGCTGCAAAG ATCGCCGACGGCATGGCTTTCATCGAGAGGATGAACTACATCCACAGGGACCTGCGCGCAGCCAACATCCTCGTAGGAGACAACCTGGTCTGCAAGATCGCAGACTTTGGTCTGGCTCGGTTGATAGAAGACAACGAGTACACGGCAAGGCAAG GAGCTAAGTTCCCCATCAAGTGGACGGCTCCGGAGGCTGCACTGTACGGCCGCTTCACCATCAAGTCCGACGTCTGGTCTTTTGGCATCCTGCTCACTGAGCTGGTCACCAAAGGCAGAGTCCCCTACCCAG GTATGGTGAATCGGGAGGTGCTGGAGCAAGTGGAGCGCGGTTACCGCATGCCCTGCCCGCAGGGATGCCCCGAGTCCTTGCATGAGATGATGAAGCTCTGCTGGAAGAAGGAACCGGACGAAAGGCCCACCTTCGAGTACCTGCAGTCCTTCCTGGAGGACTATTTCACCTCCACAGAGCCACAGTACCAGCCCGGAGAAAACCTATAG
- the enosf1 gene encoding mitochondrial enolase superfamily member 1 → MMGEKKWAGQLSRDLRTNRFNHGLKNMSPKIVRVSVRDVRFPTSLEQHGSDAMHTDPDYSAAYVVLETDGGLKGFGLTFTLGKGTEIVVCAVQALTALVVGKSLEEIVSDFRGFYRLLTSDGQMRWLGPEKGVIHLATAALLNAVWDLWARAEGKPLWKLLVDMSPEQLVSCIDFRYITDALTEEEALELLVRAREGQQQREDEMLREGYPAYTTSCAWLGYSDQQLQQLCTDALKSGWTKFKVKVGADLDDDVRRCRLIREMIGPENTLMIDANQRWDVSEAVGWVSELAEVKPLWIEEPTSPDDILGHAAISKALAPLGIGVASGEQCHNRVMFKQFLQAGALQFVQIDSCRLGSVNENLAVLLMAHKFQVPVCPHAGGVGLCELVQHLILFDYICVSASLSNRMCEYVDHLHEHFACPVVIQNARYMPPKIPGYSCEMLESSVQKHQYPDGEVWKVLPKK, encoded by the exons atgatgggggaaaaaaagtgggCGGGGCAACTTTCACGTGATTTGAGGACAAACCGCTTTAATCACGGGTTAAAGAACATGTCGCCTAAAATCGTGCGCGTTTCAGTGAGGGATGTGAGATTCCCGACGTCTCTGGAGCAGCATGGCTCGGATGCGATG CACACGGATCCGGATTATTCGGCCGCTTATGTGGTTCTGGAGACGGACGGCGGACTGAAGGGGTTCGGCCTCACCTTCACGTTAGGAAAAGGCACTGAAATCG TGGTGTGTGCCGTCCAGGCTCTGACTGCACTGGTTGTTGGGAAATCTTTGGAGGAGATTGTGAGCGATTTTCGGGGCTTTTATCGCCTCCTGACCAGTGATGGGCAGATGAGATGG TTGGGCCCGGAGAAAGGAGTGATCCACCTGGCGACGGCTGCTCTCCTAAATGCTGTGTGGGATCTGTGGGCGAGAGCGGAGGGCAAG CCGCTGTGGAAGCTGCTGGTGGACATG AGCCCAGAGCAGCTGGTCTCGTGCATCGACTTCAGGTACATCACCGACGCGCTCACAGAGGAGGAGGCTCTGG AGCTTCTGGTGAGAGCGCGGGAGGGCCAACAGCAGAGAG AGGATGAAATGCTGAGGGAAGGTTATCCTGCCTACACCACCTCCTGTGCTTGGCTGGGATACTCCgaccagcagcttcagcag CTTTGCACGGATGCCCTAAAAAGCGGTTGGACCAAATTTAAGGTGAAGGTGGGAGCGGATCTAGACGACGACGTGCGCAGGTGTCGACTCATCAGGGAAATGATTGGACCGGAAAACACCTTG ATGATCGATGCCAACCAGAGGTGGGACGTTTCCGAGGCCGTCGGCTGGGTGTCCGAGTTGGCAGAGGTCAAACCTCTTTGGATCGAGGAGCCCACGTCTCCAGACGACATACTGGGACACGCGGCCATTTCTAAG GCTCTGGCTCCTCTGGGGATCGGAGTTGCCTCAGGAGAGCAG TGTCACAACAGAGTGATGTTCAAGCAGTTCCTCCAGGCCGGAGCGCTGCAGTTTGTGCAGATCGACAGCTGTCGGCTGGGAAGCGTCAACGAGAACCTGGCTGTGCTGCTGATGGCCCACAAGTTCCAAG TCCCCGTGTGTCCTCACGCCGGAGGAGTTGGTCTGTGTGAGCTCGTCCAGCACCTGATCCTGTTCGACTACATCTGTGTGTCAGCGAGTCTCAGCAACCG AATGTGCGAGTACGTCGACCATCTCCATGAACACTTCGCTTGCCCGGTGGTGATCCAGAACGCTCGCTACATGCCCCCAAAG attcCTGGTTATTCCTGTGAGATGTTGGAGTCTTCAGTCCAAAAGCATCAGTATCCTGATGGAGAAGTCTGGAAAGTGCTTCCAAAGAAATAA